The DNA region AATCAACACGCCCGCAATCGCGATGGACAGTGACATGTTGGTTTTGAATTTAATTGAAGCAGACGCGGCAACCATAACGGGTAGGAAGAAGAACGCACCGTCGCCAATCGCATTGAGGATAATCAGTGTTGAAGAATCATCATCAAGCAAGCCTGTCATCTTAAGAACCATTGCCAACAGCTTCACCATTGAGCCACCGATGATCGCCGGAATCAGTGGCGACATGGTACCGACTAACGCATCAAGGATCTTAGCGCCAATCACTTTTGGAGTAAGTTTGACCTTTTTCTCTGGTTCACTCGATTCTGATGAAGAAAGGTTACACAGCGCCATCACTTCTTTGTACGCATAAGAGACGTTATTGCCAATGATGACCTGACACTTATCGCCATTGTGAACCACGCCCATCACACCTTTGATGCCCTTCAGTGCTTCTGCATCAATCTTACTTTCATCGCTTAATACAAAACGCAATCGCGTCATGCAGTGTGTTAGTGCCACTACGTTTTCTGCACCGCCCAGCTTCTCTAGTACTGAACGAGCAATGATGCCGTAATCTTTCGCCATCTTTCTCACTCCAATTATTATTCATCAACCTGTAGGGAGGTTGTTTTCTTGCTGCGAACCTTCAAATGAGAATCAACGAAATCGAACACAACAACCAAGTTACCGGTAACATGTTACTGGTAACTTTCGGTAAATAAACCGCGTATTCGGAGAACAAGTTCAAAGTGGGATAATGGCTGGAATCTACTGCAAGGTGAATGAAACAGCGAAATCTAAACATGATTCACGTTCTCAAAGACGTAAATCTGATCCGCTATTTCATTGATGAAGCTAATGATGTTGCATATGAACAAGAAACCATCATTCGTGAGGATTAAACAGATAAATGTGAGGAGGGTTCAAACGAGAACTAATGAAATGTCATTCGACTAACACGCAGCATCAAAGCAAGCAGCGCCAATATGGTCAAGCACAAATGGAGCCAATTAAAACGACTATCCATCCCCTCTTTCAGGGAAAGGATTACCTGTCGATTTTGTTCTAGATAAACCAACTTATAGGGCGCAGCAACATGTCTACCTGTTGCGAAAATCACACCAAACTTCACTTCTTGATTGAGCAGTCCGTCTACGGTGCCAGAATCGGTCAGTGCTTCAACAATCAATCCATTCGGGTGGATTTCTAGGTCGTAATAACTGCCAGATGAGACAATAAACCCTTCAGGCGGGACATCAAAAACCACCACACCACCTGATGCGCGCGTAACGGTCCCTTGATAGTACTTGACGTCTTCCTCGGTTGGCCCTGAGTTAACTTGATAGATGATTAAGCCAATAATAGAGAACAAGATTAACGCCACCAAGTAGAGATGCATTTTGGTGTAATTCGGGTTAAGGAAATGCATGAATGATAGGAGATAGTTCATTTCTTCTCCTAATCTTCATCCTGAATAGGTTTGAGTGGTGCAGCAAGCCAGTAAATAATCCAGCAGAACCATGACACAAACAACAATGCACAAACCCATAAAAACTTTTCAGGCCTTCCCGTTTGTCGAGAGGTTGTAATTATCATAAACGGCACGAACCAAGCAATTATGATAATTGCGGTCACTATTGCTCCAGGAATAACGCTCATCTCATTTCCTTACCGTGAACTTGCCAAAACCTTTAATCAAATAGTTGCCTATTAATAACGCAGATAACATGTCACTTTTCAATAAATAGAGCAAGTAACATTTATAAAACAGTAAGTTTGAGACAAAAGAAAAGCCAGAGTGAAAACTCTGGCTTTCCATCCTTATTGTTGATTGCTAGCTTTTCGCTTCTTCCAACTTACGCAAGTTCGTCATTTGCTCCATGACTTTATCGACCGAGAAACTAGGGATCTCTTGTCGTGGAGGGAACTCTTTAAATGACTTCAACATCTCAGCGACTTTCTGTTGAGCTGGAACCAACAAGAACACATGCTCAAATTGCCATTTCTTGTAGCCAAAGCCTTGATCGCCTTTCTCAAGTGGATCCACTTGAAGGTCGAAGATCATTGGTATACGCAAATTAGTCAGCTCTTTCGTCCAAACGTCCCAGCCTTCGTGTTCTTGGATCTTGAAGTGCATCTTGAATCGTTTATCACGCATAGCAAGCAGCTCACCATCATCAGACCAATAGAAGAACTCATCACGCGCTGATTTGTCTGTTTTACCCGTAATAAAATCAACTTGGTTGTAGCCATCAAGGTGGTTTTTATATGTCTGATCAGCAGAAGACGACTTATACCCTTTTAGCAAGTCTTGCTTGATGGTGTCATTACCTGCAATGGATAGTAGCGTTGGGAACCAGTCTTCACTCGCGAACATGTCGTTCAGCTTGGTGTTTGGTTGAATATGACCAGGCCAACGAATCATTGCTGGTACTCGGAAGCCCCCTTCCCAACCGGTGTTCTTCTCTCCGCGGAATGGGCTAAATGCCGCATCTGGCCATGTCGCATTCATTGGGCCATTATCCGTGGTGTAAATCACAATGGTGTTATCCGCAATCTTCAACTCATCGAGCTTATCGAGCAAATCCCCCACCATGTTGTCGTGCTCAACCATGCCGTCTGCGTATTCGCCAAGCCCTGTTGTGCGGTGCTCCGCCTTCACGTGAGTGCTGATGTGCATGCGCGTCGCGTTGTACCACAAGAAGAATGGTTTATCGGCTTTGACCTGACGTTCCATAAAGTTCATCGCAGCATCAAGGGTCTCTTCATCGACCGTTTCCATACGTTTACGCGTTAGCGGCCCTGTATCTTCGATCTTGCCATCCGCATAAGAATGAATCACACCACGCGGACCAAAGTTCTTACGAAACTCGGGATCTTTCGGGTAGTCTGGATTCTCTGGTTCTTCCTCTGCATTTAGGTGGTACAGGTTCCCCATGAACTCATCAAAGCCATGATTTGTTGGCAACATGTCGTCTTTGTCGCCCAAGTGGTTTTTACCGAATTGCCCCGTGGCATAGCCCATGTCTTTTAAGGCTGTCGCCATGGTGATATCTTGCATTTGCATGCCTTGCGCCGCACCAGGTAGACCGACTTTAGTTAAACCAGTACGAGCTGGCATCTGACCTGTAATAAATGTACTGCGTCCTGCGGTACAAGATTGTTGTGCATAGTAAGTGGTAAATAAAGCGCCCTCTTGAGCAATACGGTCAATATTAGGCGTCTCGTACCCCAACATACCTTGGTTGTATGCAGAAATATTGCCGTAACCGACATCGTCCCCAAAAATAACCAGCATGTTTGGTTTAGAGGCCGCATGGGCTGCAACCGATGATGTGGCGGCCACCATCGCAAGCGTTAGTGTAGATTTATTTATCTTCATAATATTATTTCTATAATGGTTCTTGGTTGAGTGAATTAATGAGTAATTAAATAAAAAGGTGCGTATTCACTTTCTATAGAGCGCAAGAACATTATTTAATTAAGAAGAGTAAAGGTGGTTATATTTAAACAACCACCTTTATTGAATATACTGCGAAGGGTTAACTACGGCCTCTCAATTCAATTGGCTGAGATTCATCGACTTCACTTCGGGTCACTGAGCCACCAGCGCGTGAGTCATTTCGACCTTTGAGCGTCATTTCTGGTTGAACACGCTCATACTGCACTTGATTGCCTTCCGGCATCGTCATATCAATCGTACCAGTGTATGTGCCTTCACCCGCGACAGCTGCGTTGCCAAAACAAATTGCGAGACTTAGGATTATCAGTCTTTTCATAAATACCCTCTCTCTTAATCTTTTTCTAAAATATTTTACTTCTAATAATTTGAGAACGTTTCTACTCAAACTTCATTTTCATAGTAGTAGAGATAATAAAAAACAGACAAGGAAAGATGACCTTTCCAATTTGGATAGATATAAGAAAATACATTATTTAAAAACTAAAAGTTATATTGAATATAACTCTATTAATAATCCGTAACTGGTATAAAGAATGATAATAAGGAAAATACCACTCACAACGGGCTTGCTGAACGTATATTTAGAAGACGTCTTGAACATTAAATACCACAGCATAAACAAATACATAAGCAACTCGCTGCTTAACTTAAAAAGCAATGCGTTGTGATACATCCCATTTGTCCAAAACTCTTGAGGAGCGTTGGCAAAGTATCGACTCCATAAGACTTGATAGCCGATGATAATAAGCAGAAAGGCGAATCCTACGACTTTCCAAAAACTCGAAGTTGATTTACGCCGATGACTGCTCAGTTGCTTTTTACCATCCTGGTTCATGGCTTACTCGCCCAAATCCTTAGCAATAAAGTTCGTTTTAAAGGTAAACGCATATGGTGTGTCTCCGTTTTCACGCAGATGTTGTAACCTTTCTAAAGCTTCCTCTGGTGTGGGCTGATGATTGTCTTCAACCCACCACAGTACGTAGGTATCTTCTGCCAAGCGATGAAACCATTCCCCCTTACGACGCATGAAATCACGATGATGGGTTCGGAACATAAAGTTCTTCAGCGCATCCACGTTATCCCACACCGACATATTGACGATCATATTTGGGTCATCGAATAGCTTAATGCTGGTCGCATCACCGGATTCGTCTTTGAGTCGCCAAACAAAGCCTTCACTCTGTTCCGCTATGCCGTTCACCAAATCGAGATTATCGACGAAATCCTTTATCTCCGGTGCATCCAGCGGATACTTCGCTAAAGCAATATTCAATTAAGCAAGTTTCATTTCGTCCTCCTTTACCCTTATTACTGAGAATTACGACTCACTCAGTGATTTTAATCCCGCTTTCAAAGGCTCTACCGTTCCTTGGTTCAAATCCAAGATACAGACTGATTCTTTATCGACGGGCATTGTGTATATACATTGACCAGAATCATCATAAATTTGACTCCCTCCTAGCCCTCTCAAATTTGGGTTATTCAAGGAATGAGGCCAATTGCATTGCACGACGAAAGCACCCGATTCTTTTGCGATAAGAGATGCTCGCTCGTAGTAGCCCTGCGTTTGCTGCTCTAGCGAGTGTTGACCGATGTAACTAGGCCAAAGGATCAAATCGGCTTGGTTTTGTACCTTTGACAAAAACCATTCTACGTCATCGATCTCTCGACAAATGACGCTCGTTATTGACGATTGTGCCAAGTTAAGCAGTTCGCGTCCTTTTCCTCTATTAAAGAACTTGGCTTCACTTTCCGTTAGCCCGACCTTATTCCATTGCATCGCTATGCCACCATTAGCATCAATACATAGATAGCTGTTAAATATACGCTCGCCTTCCGTTAACGGCGCACCAATAAAAAGCATGATCTTGTAATCGAAAGCAAGCTTACATAGAACCTGAATAGCGTGACGAATAGTTTGTGGCTCCGATTCCTGTTTGATGTTGCGATGGAAACCGCTAAGGCTGAGTTCAGGGAAAACTAGGGCATCTAACGCCCTCATACTCTCAACATGAGAAACGATTGTTTTTAGATTTTCTCGGACCGTCCACCCCATCCGCATCTGAACTACACCAAGCTTCACTCTTAGCCACCTCCCTGACCTTTCAAATTTATAGGATTGTGCGGTTACTCGTCTCACTTCGACGTGCCAACCCTTTCAATTCAAATAACTTTTCAATACCTTTTAACACATTCAAATAAGCAATAAGTTTATGAACAAACGGATTCATTTAAAAGCGTGACATTCAACGGAGATAGAAGCTCTCTAAAAAGAATTCACCGCCGAGAGTACTGTTAGTTAGGCTCAAGCAATCATGGACTCATCATTGCTAAGAAAACGAAATAAACAGCTTAAAAAGATTCAAAACGCATGGCACGAAAGATGTCGTATTTTGATTTGTCGTCAAAGAGAGCTGGGAGTACTAGGCTCAATTCTCTTTAGAAAATAAAAAGGAAAACCAAATGAAATGTCCGAAATGTAATTCTGACTTTGAACAACTTCAAACTCCGCTAGGTGATGTCGAACGATGCACAGAATGTAAAGGCCTATGGATAGACGCCTACGAAGTGGAAGCAATGAAACCCTTAGCAGATGTGATTGATTCTGGTGATGAAGAAATCGGTAAAGCGTTTAATGTTATTGACCGTATCGACTGCCCAGTCTGTCCAAATAACCAATTGCTTCGTTTAGTAGACCCTAAACAGCCACATATCTGGTTTGAAAGCTGCCCGACTTGTAAAGGTCGCTTCTACGACGCTGGTGAATTTAAAGACCTAGCAACACTCGACCTATCCGATTTCTTCAAGAAGTTCGGCTTGGTTGAACGTGTTTAGTTGATGACAACAAACCTCTAAAGGAACAATGTTGAAACATGGATGTTAAAACAAAACCATCGCTAAAAATGGCTCAAAAGGGCGTAGGCAAGAAGTGCGAACACGTTCTTAGGACTTTACCTGAATGGTTTGGCCGAGAAGATTCTCTCATTGAATATGTCAGTGAGATTGATTCGTTAGACACTTATACCGCTTGGGATGGAAATGAGCTTATCGGTTTTTTCTCAGTGAACTACCACAATGCTTTCTCCGCTGAGCTGCATGTACTCGCCGTGCATCGAGACTATCATCGGCAAGGTATTGGACGGCAGTTATATCAAACGATTGAGAAAGATTTAAGAACCCGAGCGTTAAAGTTCATACAAGTCAAAACTCTCGGCGTTTCTGCCAATGATGTTAACTATGAAAAAACACGCCACTTTTATACAGCATTGGGCTTTTATCCCCTTGAAGAAATCGAGGACTTTTGGGGAGAAGGCACGCCCTGCCTAATTATGGTTAAGAACCTTTAGTAAGAAATGTTCACGCAGCTTGAAAGGAAAAAGAATACATCAGGTATTTGTTTACAGAACGCGTTATCAAGGAGAGTTTACCACTTTAGAAACATGTCCTTTATATCTCGTCGGAGAACGATACTCACCTTGGCTAATATTGGATTCAACAAAGGGGCACTCAATTAAAGGGCAGGTATTTTCCGTTTTGACCGCTGCGATCATGTATCACAAAATCATCTAGGTGCTCGACATTCAGGTAATCAGCTTCGGGATCCTCTTGCGTAAGAAGACGTATCGCGTGATACAAGGCAACTTTACCTTGATAAACAGACCCACTCCACGCAGGAATGGCGCTGCTGTTTACGATATGAGAGGAGACTTCTGTCAATCTAAATATTCCTTTTCGTAAGTGACCGGCCCTGTGTTTTAAAGCTTCCATAACTACGTACAACGTCAGATTTAAGCTAACGCTCACAAAAAACCAAGCTTGCACGACCTCATATAAACTTGCTGCATATCAAGCTAAAAAACCTTTATAGAAAATGGGAAATTGACAATAATCTAAACCTCAAAACTAAACACATTAAATTAAAACACTCATCCCCATTGCAACCTGATTACAACTAGATAGTTTTTGAAATCTCACTTCAATAAGCATGATTAAATGCCTAATCACATTAATCACTCAGTTCAATATGAACCTATTAGCGTATTTGGTATAGTTTCTGCAACGCGATAAACTATGAGAAAAGATTATGACTATCAACTTCAACGAAAAAGTTCGAGGGACTAGGGTATATCACAACGGAACTGCCACTAAACCTCGCTCACTGACTGAACCTGATAAAATTGCAGCACAAGGAAACTTCGAAAGTGATCGAGGTAGAATCCTCAACTCTGCTGCAATCAGAAGACTTCAACAAAAAACTCAAGTGTTTCCTCTCGAGCGCAATGCAGCCGTTCGTAGTCGCCTCACTCATTCTCTCGAAGTTCAACAAGTTGGTCGATACATCACTCAACTAATCTTTAAAGAGCTTTCTGAAAAATCTAAGCAAGAATACAAACTAATCGGACTAGAGCGTCAATTTGAGTCGATAGTCGAGATGTCATGTTTAATGCATGACGTTGGCAATCCGCCATTTGGACACTTTGGAGAGCAAGCAATAAATGATTGGTTTTCGCGTAACTTGCACTCTCTTATGAAAGATGAGAAAGGAAACCCGCGAGTGAATTTACCTGCTCCTATCCAACAGGACATAGTTAACTTCGAGGGCAATGCGCAAGCAATTCGTCTAGTACATACCATACTCGGACTCAATCTTACCTATTCTCAAGTATCCGGTGTGTTCAAATATACTCGCCGTGGAGATCAGCCATCACCTAAAACACAGAACAATCCGCTATTAAAAGACTATGACTATTTGATGAAAAAAGTGGGTTATTACTTAAGCGAGCACCGCTACATAGAGTCACTAAAAACAGTATTGTCTATGGACTCTCATTGCCGTTCCCCATTTTCATACATAATGGAAGCTGCCGATGATATTTCCTACGGGATTGCAGACATTGAAGATGCCGTTGAAAAAGGTATCCTCACTATAGAGCAGCTAATAGATGCTTTAGATTACGAATACCAATCTCTTGTGGAAAAGTATGGCTTACAGAACGATGATGAGATGAAAAGGATCGTTAATGTCGCCAGTGAAAGTGCTTCAAAAGCTGATAACTGTGCGAACAGCCATTTCTTCATTACTCTTCGTGTAGAGATAAACAAACGCCTACCACAACATGCATGCAAGCAGTTTATAGATAATATAGATAAGGTATTTCATGGGAACTTCAATAGAGCGCTAATTGAAGATCATAGTCAGAACCATGCATTAGTAAAAGCTCTTAAGAATGTTGCTATGAACTATGCTTTCTGCGATCCCGAGGTAGAAAAAAGTGAACTGCAAGGATATAGAATCATTACGGGGTTACTTGAGGCGTATAAACCCTTATTACTTTTGAGCGAAGATACTTTCACTAACATTGAAAAGGCCCCTCTATACGAGCGAAGACTCTACAAGAAGCTGCCCAACAAGCACCTTCGAGCATACGAAATCGCGATGCAAACATTAAAACAAGAAAAAGATAAACCATCTGACATTCCTTATCTACCCTACGACTTTGATTACGATGTATGGGAGTTTTATTTTCGAGTACGCCTCATCCAAGACTATATTAGCGGTATGACCGATCAGTACGCTTATGACGAATATCGTAATCTACATGTGTTGAACTAACTAAATGCAGATAATTTAAGTATCGTCTGAAGGACGGTACAAATTAGTACAAAAAAGGGAAGTCACCTTCCCTTTTTTGTCGCTGTCAATCTGCTGGTTGAGAGAGTTCGTCTTCAACTTTCATCAATCCATTGATATCTAACCGGCCTTGTTAATTTGTTTATCAATTTTTGCTCTAGAGCGAGAGCTAACCAGCTTTTTACCTGCCCTTTGTGCAGTTCTGATGCTTCAACAAGTTCTGCTTCTGATATTGGCTCTCTAGCTACAGTTTGTAGATACTGAACAAACAATTGATAAAAGCTGTCTTTGGAAACAACCTCAGGCTCTGAATGTGTTAGTGAAGCGGATTCTTTAGTCTCTACCAACGCCTCATTATTTTTCGTTTCTTTCTCAGGACCGTCCTCTACAGGCAGCTCATCGTTGCATTCACTCTGAGATATTTCATTTGGCTGTGCGAATAAATCTGCTTGTGGTTGGCTAAACAAGTCCGTTTGGTTGTTAACCTTAGAGTAAGCGCTGTTAACTAACAATGATTGAACATCCAGCTCTGCAATGTTCTCACTACACCAACTTGCTCCTGCTGCAACAATTCTAGCATTGCCAGCCGAAGAGTCTTGGGTTTGTTTCACCCAAGTAGGAACCCAAGCTTTCTTTAAGTTCTGGATAGCACCTTCCCAAGTACCACCTTTAGCACCTGAATGAACGACTAAAGAGGTATCCGCTAAACAATAGATGTATTTGTTTCTGTCCATTGCATTGAAGCGGTTGAATCCAGCTTCTGGGTTGAAAGGAGAGACTAGTACAACATTGCCATTCATTAAGCCACTGCGGTACTTTGCTGAAGTGGAAGCTTTCAACAAACTATCAGCGAGTATACCCACAACGGCACCACCAGCATTCATCGCCCCTAGCATTGAAGACTCATCGACTCCTCTTGCTCCACCAGAAACTATCCCCAAACCAGCACTCGCCGCTTTAAGCCCAACCTGTTCGGCATAAGCTAGATCTGCAAGCGAAGCATTACGCGAACCTACGACTGCAACACCACCAGCCTTGAGCAGCGCTTTGTCTCCGCATCCATAGAGTACAGGAGGAGCCTGGTTACCAAGTTGGTGAAGTAGACGTTTGGGGTAGCTATCTTTGTCAGCACGAGTAATGACCCACAAGCCAGAGCGACTCCATTTTTCGAGCGCTAGTGCCATGCTGTGCCCTCGCTTTAAAAGGGCTTCAACTCGATCTTGAGTGACTTTATTTTTGGGATCGCGCCAATGAGATAACAACGCTTTCTCGTTGTTATCCAGCAAATCGGCAGGACTGATTTTGCTATCTCTCAACCACATAGCGAAACGCGCCCACTCCGCATTAGTGAGCGGCTTTGCGGCATCTTTATCCTGCTTACCAAAGTAACTGGTAAGCAGGATAATCGCTTGTGCTGTTGTTGTTAAATTCATTAATCATTTACCGATGTGGAAGCTAAAGCGACCGGGTATACTTTTCCGCTGCCAGCTTGCTGAAGCTTCGCCGCTATAACAGTTAATGTCCAACCTGAATCAACAATGTCATCCACTAAGAAGCAAGGACCCTCGGGTATAGGCTCCTGAACTTCAAAAGCACCATCTAAATTACGACACTGATGAAAACGGTTTTGCTGGAACTTTTGCTGCTCATTGTCTCTAACTTTTTGTATCACGTCGACAAATTCTAGCCCCAACCTTTCAGCTAATCGCCTAGCATAGTCAGGAACTAGTTCAGGGTGGTTGCGGGATGATACACAACATAACCAAGTTGGTCGTTCTTCCAAGTCCCAACGTTCAAGTATCATTTCTGCCATAGCATCAACCAGCTCATCTCGGAAATGATTCTCATGTTTGTCATCTCTTACCATTTGCCCCCAACCAGCATCCCCCCAACGAGATAATACTCTGCCCTCTTGAGCTCTCAATTCGAGCGGTAAGTTACCTCTAAAACCTTCTTCAACAAATGCTCCTGCTGCAACCTGAACATTTGGTTTTATTGGCATTTCTGCATGGCGTAGAAAAATGCCTGCATCGTGAGCTAATGAAGGGTTTATAGCACTACTCACAATTTCTTGTTCAAGACACACAGCGCATCTTCCGCATGGCTGTGCTTCCTCATCATCCAGAGCTTGACGAAGATAAAGCATTAAACAACTATCACTCACTTGATAATCTAGAACCTCTTGCCATTCTAATTCTCGCTGTTGCGTCAGATGTTCGATTCTATCCTGATCCAAATTGAACCTAGCTGATGTACGTTTCCATTGTGAGCCCTCTTTAACTACAGGAGCCGGATTCTCTACGCTAAGCAACTTCAGCACTTTCTCAATTTGGCCAAAACGAAGATTTGTACGTTCTTCCAACTGACGCATTGTCAATCCATCTACAGGAGCAAGCTCATCTAGAATTTCATTAATTTGCTCAAGACTAGGAAATGCTGAAGAGCGAAAGTACTCATGAATATCCGCATCTTCACGCCCAGACAAAAGCACGCCAACTGCGTTATCGATACCACGCCCCGCTCTTCCTACTTGTTGGTAATAAGCAACAATTGAACCTGGTGATTGATAGTGAATAACAAAGCTTAAATCAGGTTTGTCATAGCCCATGCCTAGAGCCATCGTTGCAACCAACACATCTATTTGGTTATTAAGTAGCAAATCTTCTAGATGTTGACGATATTGATTGGTATCGAGGTCGCCTGTAGGGCTAACGAAATCAGGGTGGGTAACTTTTCCATGATAAGCGCGAGCATTAATATCGTTTCGTACTAGCCATTCAGTAACTTGTTCCGCATCTCGTGTAGTAAGAGTGTAAATAATACCAGTACCATCTAATTGCGGAATTATCTGAGAAAGCCAAGCAAGCCTTGAAGCTTGATCAGGTAAACTGATGTTTTGTAGCGATAAGCTGTCACGCCCTAGCTCACCACGTTGAATTTGAATATCACCGAGTTGGCGATGAATATCGTTGACCACTCTATTATTAGCAGTAGCAGTGGTTCCCAACACCCCCGTGTTCGCGGGCAGTGAGCTTAAGATATTAGCGATCTGTCGATATTCAGGAATAAAATCATGACCCCAGTCAGAAATACAATGTGCCTCATCAACAACCATTAGGCCCACGTAATCAGAGATCGGCTCTAATACTTGCTCTCTAAATTCTTCATTTGAAAACTGTTTCGGATGGATTAATAGCGCGTCAATTTCATTGTTTCTGAGCGCATGCAAAATTGCAGGTCTCTCATCACGGTTTGT from Vibrio hyugaensis includes:
- a CDS encoding arylsulfatase; amino-acid sequence: MKINKSTLTLAMVAATSSVAAHAASKPNMLVIFGDDVGYGNISAYNQGMLGYETPNIDRIAQEGALFTTYYAQQSCTAGRSTFITGQMPARTGLTKVGLPGAAQGMQMQDITMATALKDMGYATGQFGKNHLGDKDDMLPTNHGFDEFMGNLYHLNAEEEPENPDYPKDPEFRKNFGPRGVIHSYADGKIEDTGPLTRKRMETVDEETLDAAMNFMERQVKADKPFFLWYNATRMHISTHVKAEHRTTGLGEYADGMVEHDNMVGDLLDKLDELKIADNTIVIYTTDNGPMNATWPDAAFSPFRGEKNTGWEGGFRVPAMIRWPGHIQPNTKLNDMFASEDWFPTLLSIAGNDTIKQDLLKGYKSSSADQTYKNHLDGYNQVDFITGKTDKSARDEFFYWSDDGELLAMRDKRFKMHFKIQEHEGWDVWTKELTNLRIPMIFDLQVDPLEKGDQGFGYKKWQFEHVFLLVPAQQKVAEMLKSFKEFPPRQEIPSFSVDKVMEQMTNLRKLEEAKS
- a CDS encoding DUF3291 domain-containing protein, with protein sequence MNIALAKYPLDAPEIKDFVDNLDLVNGIAEQSEGFVWRLKDESGDATSIKLFDDPNMIVNMSVWDNVDALKNFMFRTHHRDFMRRKGEWFHRLAEDTYVLWWVEDNHQPTPEEALERLQHLRENGDTPYAFTFKTNFIAKDLGE
- a CDS encoding carbon-nitrogen hydrolase family protein, encoding MKLGVVQMRMGWTVRENLKTIVSHVESMRALDALVFPELSLSGFHRNIKQESEPQTIRHAIQVLCKLAFDYKIMLFIGAPLTEGERIFNSYLCIDANGGIAMQWNKVGLTESEAKFFNRGKGRELLNLAQSSITSVICREIDDVEWFLSKVQNQADLILWPSYIGQHSLEQQTQGYYERASLIAKESGAFVVQCNWPHSLNNPNLRGLGGSQIYDDSGQCIYTMPVDKESVCILDLNQGTVEPLKAGLKSLSES
- a CDS encoding zf-TFIIB domain-containing protein, yielding MKCPKCNSDFEQLQTPLGDVERCTECKGLWIDAYEVEAMKPLADVIDSGDEEIGKAFNVIDRIDCPVCPNNQLLRLVDPKQPHIWFESCPTCKGRFYDAGEFKDLATLDLSDFFKKFGLVERV
- a CDS encoding GNAT family N-acetyltransferase, whose translation is MDVKTKPSLKMAQKGVGKKCEHVLRTLPEWFGREDSLIEYVSEIDSLDTYTAWDGNELIGFFSVNYHNAFSAELHVLAVHRDYHRQGIGRQLYQTIEKDLRTRALKFIQVKTLGVSANDVNYEKTRHFYTALGFYPLEEIEDFWGEGTPCLIMVKNL
- the dgt gene encoding dGTPase, producing MTINFNEKVRGTRVYHNGTATKPRSLTEPDKIAAQGNFESDRGRILNSAAIRRLQQKTQVFPLERNAAVRSRLTHSLEVQQVGRYITQLIFKELSEKSKQEYKLIGLERQFESIVEMSCLMHDVGNPPFGHFGEQAINDWFSRNLHSLMKDEKGNPRVNLPAPIQQDIVNFEGNAQAIRLVHTILGLNLTYSQVSGVFKYTRRGDQPSPKTQNNPLLKDYDYLMKKVGYYLSEHRYIESLKTVLSMDSHCRSPFSYIMEAADDISYGIADIEDAVEKGILTIEQLIDALDYEYQSLVEKYGLQNDDEMKRIVNVASESASKADNCANSHFFITLRVEINKRLPQHACKQFIDNIDKVFHGNFNRALIEDHSQNHALVKALKNVAMNYAFCDPEVEKSELQGYRIITGLLEAYKPLLLLSEDTFTNIEKAPLYERRLYKKLPNKHLRAYEIAMQTLKQEKDKPSDIPYLPYDFDYDVWEFYFRVRLIQDYISGMTDQYAYDEYRNLHVLN
- a CDS encoding DNA-processing protein DprA, translated to MNLTTTAQAIILLTSYFGKQDKDAAKPLTNAEWARFAMWLRDSKISPADLLDNNEKALLSHWRDPKNKVTQDRVEALLKRGHSMALALEKWSRSGLWVITRADKDSYPKRLLHQLGNQAPPVLYGCGDKALLKAGGVAVVGSRNASLADLAYAEQVGLKAASAGLGIVSGGARGVDESSMLGAMNAGGAVVGILADSLLKASTSAKYRSGLMNGNVVLVSPFNPEAGFNRFNAMDRNKYIYCLADTSLVVHSGAKGGTWEGAIQNLKKAWVPTWVKQTQDSSAGNARIVAAGASWCSENIAELDVQSLLVNSAYSKVNNQTDLFSQPQADLFAQPNEISQSECNDELPVEDGPEKETKNNEALVETKESASLTHSEPEVVSKDSFYQLFVQYLQTVAREPISEAELVEASELHKGQVKSWLALALEQKLINKLTRPVRYQWIDES
- a CDS encoding RecQ family ATP-dependent DNA helicase; the encoded protein is MDKQAAEQLLKTAIGDEGAQFRDGQWEAIDALVNNNQKLLVVQRTGWGKSSVYFISTKIFRDRGQGPTIIVSPLLALMRNQIESAERLGLNAVRWDSTNRDERPAILHALRNNEIDALLIHPKQFSNEEFREQVLEPISDYVGLMVVDEAHCISDWGHDFIPEYRQIANILSSLPANTGVLGTTATANNRVVNDIHRQLGDIQIQRGELGRDSLSLQNISLPDQASRLAWLSQIIPQLDGTGIIYTLTTRDAEQVTEWLVRNDINARAYHGKVTHPDFVSPTGDLDTNQYRQHLEDLLLNNQIDVLVATMALGMGYDKPDLSFVIHYQSPGSIVAYYQQVGRAGRGIDNAVGVLLSGREDADIHEYFRSSAFPSLEQINEILDELAPVDGLTMRQLEERTNLRFGQIEKVLKLLSVENPAPVVKEGSQWKRTSARFNLDQDRIEHLTQQRELEWQEVLDYQVSDSCLMLYLRQALDDEEAQPCGRCAVCLEQEIVSSAINPSLAHDAGIFLRHAEMPIKPNVQVAAGAFVEEGFRGNLPLELRAQEGRVLSRWGDAGWGQMVRDDKHENHFRDELVDAMAEMILERWDLEERPTWLCCVSSRNHPELVPDYARRLAERLGLEFVDVIQKVRDNEQQKFQQNRFHQCRNLDGAFEVQEPIPEGPCFLVDDIVDSGWTLTVIAAKLQQAGSGKVYPVALASTSVND